A window from Drosophila nasuta strain 15112-1781.00 chromosome 3, ASM2355853v1, whole genome shotgun sequence encodes these proteins:
- the LOC132791886 gene encoding drebrin-like protein — protein MAISFEKHRTQILDAWKDVLDDKSTTNWSLFGYEGQTNELKLVAKGDGGVEELSEDLNSGKIMYAFVRIEDPKTGLNKYLLVNWQGEGAPVLRKGTCANHIHDVSKLLSGAHLTINARNEDDIDLERLLKKLSTVSSAYSFKEPRGMVDEQKAPVGTNYTRVIPTKELNASVMQDFWKKEEAEEKRRLAAEKDAKRLELQKLEQEQRAREEKEHKEREKLVISTTKLQPAHVPIKTSPQPLSPEKTSATFANNLTDAERMRQARNQEARELIGSRVGAAKAMFTKHTSEGQLQSKLNTQPPAKPARNSIAQRINVFNNSDTQGPVASSPPRSITPNKSPVRAPIVVEAPPVVEAPPVVAAVVTSEAISEEEAQPTEDLPLAHESEQFSTIKRSPHSKSNSLQSQSPDETTSSNETDTAVYKKDEEEEEVRTKVSVTVQQSQSTKTSGLSTLERNTLTDLVNEDDFICQESLGDLGLRARALYDYQAADESEITFDPGDVITHIDQIDEGWWQGLGPDGTYGLFPANYVEIIN, from the exons ATGGCCATTAGCTTTGAAAAGCACCGAACACAAATTTTGGACGCCTGGAAGGATGTTCTCGATGACAAGAGCACTACGAATTGGTCACTCTTTGGCTACGAGGGCCAAACGAATGAGCTGAAACTAGTGGCCAAGGGAGACGGCGGTGTGGAAGAGCTGAGCGAAGACTTGAACAGTGGCAAAATAATGTATGCCTTTGTGCGTATTGAAGACCCCAAAACGGGtctcaataaatatttgctggTGAACTGGCAG GGCGAGGGCGCACCTGTGCTACGCAAAGGCACCTGTGCGAATCATATTCATGACGTCAGTAAATTGCTTTCGGGTGCCCACCTGACGATTAATGCTCGCAACGAGGATGACATCGATCTGGAGCGGCTGCTCAAGAAGCTGAGTACGGTTAGCTCGGCGTACAGCTTCAAGGAACCGCGCGGCATGGTAGATGAGCAGAAGGCGCCGGTTGGCACGAATTATACGCGAGTCATTCCCACCAAGGAACTGAATGCAAGCGTTATGCAGGATTTCTGGAAAAAAGAGGAGGCCGAGGAGAAGCGTCGCCTGGCCGCCGAGAAAGACGCCAAGCGCTTGGAGCTGCAGAAGCTGGAGCAAGAGCAGCGTGCACGCGAGGAGAAGGAGCATAAGGAACGTGAAAAACTGGTCATCAGCACAACAAAATTGCAACCTGCCCATGTACCCATAAAAAC CTCGCCACAACCTTTGAGTCCAGAGAAAACATCCGCTACCTTTGCCAACAACCTGACGGATGCGGAACGTATGCGCCAGGCGCGGAACCAGGAGGCACGAGAGTTGATTGGTTCGCGGGTGGGCGCTGCCAAAGCCATGTTCACCAAGCACACCAGCGAGGGTCAGCTGCAATCGAA ACTTAACACACAGCCGCCGGCGAAGCCAGCACGGAATTCCATTGCACAGCGCATCAATGTGTTCAACAATAGCGATACTCAGGGCCCTGTTGCCTCATCACCGCCCAGATCCATTACACCTAACAAGTCGCCAGTGCGGGCGCCAATTGTAGTTGAAGCGCCTCCCGTTGTGGAGGCGCCGCCGGTGGTTGCGGCTGTTGTTACGAGTGAAGCTATAAGCGAGGAGGAAGCACAGCCAACCGAGGATCTACCGCTGGCTCATGAGAGTGAACAGTTCTCCACGATCAAGCGGTCACCGCATAGTAAATCAAATTCATTGCAATCACAGTCACCCGATGAGACGACATCCTCGAACGAAACCGATACGGCTGTCTACAAAAAggacgaggaggaggaagaggtgCGCACCAAAGTGTCGGTGACTGTGCAACAATCGCAATCGACAAAGACATCAGGACTGAGCACACTGGAGCGCAATACTT TAACGGATTTGGTCAACGAGGATGACTTCATATGTCAGGAGAGTTTGGGCGACTTGGGATTGCGTGCGCGCGCTTTGTATGACTATCAGGCTGCTGATGAATCAGAGATTACTTTCGATCCAGGCGATGTCATCACGCACATTGATCAAATCGATGAAGGCTGGTGGCAGGGACTGGGTCCCGATGGAACCTATGGACTTTTTCCGGCAAACTATGTCGAAATCATTAACTGA
- the LOC132791885 gene encoding BAG domain-containing protein Samui isoform X4 — MDMDMDNMFPRSRLGRMHHDPFAGFGGTHFGFPQMSTMGRRGRIPGGGGNTHMDNDDDFFNRLPSEFRQYIPAGFGARHQPQQQVHPQQQQHPQQQHQPPQQQQHHPQQQYYQQDYQQPQQQQQPQPQQHPVVQSPSKRLCDAAIQTEDPAAGRSEVDCAPTVNLNQHGLRNTMDMGVKSAAEQDPALRSHSAPPPEQQQLNQQYQQQQHPHPNQQQQFGTQTTPPVQQTNYGAGQQQQPPQFQRSFYPPQQQAHPQQKQQTPPPPQTPGGSYVRTIPIFVEGRTEPIINAHKEIPNQNAGNAQPQAQAYASASAQAQSQPQAAYNAPTQAQRPGPLNTQAQPEQQQQQQLGAEANAGVPPQTPHTQDSIKKIQDIQRDVLELMAKVEQFKGTRQDKEYVYLDEMLTRNLLKLDTIDTNGKDSIRLARKEAIKCIQASVNVLDAKAEENGRVASGTQSSDTVAVAAAETASPEEAAETGAAVAEPATPQPLDATKIQEPIPLPPPPSVVTDATPNAEQQPSTVEVDGAAKVESETTTLTEKSE, encoded by the exons CGATGATGATTTCTTCAATAGACTGCCATCGGAGTTCCGTCAGTATATACCAGCGGGCTTTGGTGCACGCCaccagccgcagcagcaggtgcatccacaacaacaacaacatccacagcagcagcatcagccgccgcagcagcaacaacatcatccaCAGCAGCAGTACTATCAGCAAGATTATCAGCAgccccaacagcaacagcagccgcagcctcAGCAACATCCAGTTGTGCAGTCGCCTTCGAAGCGTCTGTGCGATGCGGCCATCCAAACGGAAGACCCAGCAGCCGGTCGCTCTGAGGTCGATTGTGCGCCAACTGTGAATCTAAACCAGCACGGACTGCGTAACACCATGGACATGGGTGTTAAGTCTGCCGCGGAGCAGGATCCAGCATTACGCTCGCACTCTGCTCCGCCaccagagcagcagcaactgaatCAACAgtaccaacaacagcagcatccaCATCcaaatcaacaacagcaatttggCACTCAGACAACACCACCAGTGCAGCAGACAAACTATGGTGcagggcagcagcagcagccgccacaATTTCAGAGATCTTTCTATCCGCCACAGCAGCAGGCGCATCcccaacaaaagcaacaaactCCGCCGCCACCACAGACGCCCGGCGGCAGCTATGTGCGCACCATACCCATCTTTGTCGAGGGTCGCACGGAGCCCATCATCAATGCCCACAAGGAGATACCAAATCAGAACGCAGGCAATGCGCAGCCACAAGCACAGGCTTATGCCTCGGCTTCAGCTCAGGCGCAGTCGCAGCCACAGGCAGCCTACAATGCGCCCACTCAAGCGCAGCGTCCTGGTCCACTTAATACTCAGGCACAGCcagaacaacagcagcagcaacaactgggTGCAGAGGCCAATGCTGGTGTGCCGCCACAGacgccacacacacaggaCTCGATCAAAAAGATACAGGACATACAACGCGATGTGCTGGAGCTGATGGCCAAGGTGGAGCAATTCAAGGGCACACGCCAGGACAAGGAGTATGTGTATTTGGATGAGATGCTAACGCGTAATCTGCTTAAGTTGGACACCATCGATACCAATGGCAAGGACAGCATTCGGCTAGCCCGCAAAGAAGCCATCAA atgcATTCAGGCATCCGTCAATGTGCTGGACGCCAAGGCCGAGGAGAATGGCAGAGTTGCTTCTGGCACTCAGTCTTCCGACACAGTTGCTGTGGCCGCTGCTGAAACAGCTAGTCCAGAGGAAGCTGCAGAGACAGGAGCAGCTGTCGCAGAGCCAGCAACGCCACAACCGCTAGATGCTACCAAGATTCAAGAGCCCATCCCCCTGCCACCGCCGCCCAGCGTTGTGACAGACGCGACACCCAATGCCGAGCAGCAACCGTCCACAGTTGAGGTCGATGGCGCCGCTAAGGTCGAGAGTGAGACCACAACGCTGACCGAGAAGTCCGAATGA